In the Deinococcus apachensis DSM 19763 genome, one interval contains:
- a CDS encoding IS4 family transposase produces MKNTRSRPPQSSLCALLAQHFPLDPRRLTVLSALILAVIQARSVVLYQLVQLIDLPGSDETVYQRLRRFVQFALPDLLVARFVLAHLHDEQHWLLVLDRTNWKLGQHDINILLLSVRWQSFSFPLVWTLLPHSGNSTMTTRIALVERLLPLLQGRRVFLTADREFIGSEWFVALRRMNLSPVIRLRADSVVEGSPVWVRFKKMRPGELRVWYKPVQVYGVTLRVLACQNASRETLFLAYQGHAGPALKRYALRWTAENMHQALKSRGFFLESTHLTNPARVSTLLAVVALAFVWCCLIGEFEQQRDPSRCLRHGYPPKSLFRRGLDALRAVLSKPRSGFGRAFPLFLAPFDP; encoded by the coding sequence ATGAAGAACACCCGGAGCCGACCCCCTCAGTCTAGCCTCTGTGCCCTGCTGGCTCAGCACTTTCCGCTCGATCCCCGTCGGCTCACCGTCCTGAGTGCCCTGATCCTCGCGGTCATTCAGGCGCGCAGCGTCGTCTTGTACCAGCTCGTCCAGCTCATCGATCTCCCAGGCTCGGACGAGACGGTGTACCAGCGCCTGAGGCGCTTCGTGCAGTTCGCCCTCCCCGACCTGCTGGTCGCCCGCTTCGTCCTGGCCCACCTGCACGACGAGCAGCACTGGCTGCTCGTCCTCGACCGGACCAACTGGAAGCTGGGCCAGCACGACATCAATATCCTCTTACTCAGCGTGCGCTGGCAGAGTTTCAGCTTCCCGCTGGTCTGGACGCTGCTGCCGCACAGCGGGAACAGCACCATGACCACCCGCATTGCCCTGGTCGAGCGCCTGCTTCCCCTGCTCCAGGGCCGGAGAGTGTTCCTGACCGCCGACCGGGAGTTCATCGGCAGCGAGTGGTTCGTGGCCCTGCGCCGCATGAACCTCTCCCCAGTCATTCGTCTGCGAGCCGACAGTGTGGTCGAAGGCTCACCCGTCTGGGTGAGGTTCAAGAAGATGCGGCCGGGCGAGTTGCGGGTCTGGTACAAGCCCGTTCAGGTCTATGGCGTGACGCTGCGCGTTCTGGCATGCCAGAACGCCTCCCGAGAGACCCTCTTCCTGGCCTACCAGGGACACGCCGGACCCGCCCTGAAACGCTACGCCCTGCGCTGGACCGCGGAGAACATGCACCAGGCCCTGAAGTCCAGGGGCTTTTTTCTGGAGAGCACTCACCTCACCAATCCCGCCCGGGTCTCCACCCTCTTGGCCGTCGTCGCGCTGGCCTTTGTGTGGTGCTGTCTGATCGGGGAGTTCGAGCAGCAGCGTGACCCGTCACGCTGCCTCAGACACGGCTATCCCCCCAAAAGCCTCTTCAGGCG